A window of the Erpetoichthys calabaricus chromosome 10, fErpCal1.3, whole genome shotgun sequence genome harbors these coding sequences:
- the sla2b gene encoding src-like-adapter 2 has translation MGSHPSKSRRSSSLQFTSIQPEVFERPQPLTAMNKCVVVALYDYPSGDAVEPTIRVGQTVTILAEEGEWWRVRSASGKEGYIPNTYAAKIFHRWLYEGISRQKAEELLLLPPNQAGSFLVRQSQTRKGAYSLSVRRTNNVFTDTVKHYKINKLDNGWYYISPRLTFPSLKDMVDFYGEMKEGICCTLTEPCYIQGSNNVPVQNVPEPVIVRKPTINWKEVDSSMLFSKDKENSDDTLLSEGLREAINSYLFMTEELGSATEFS, from the exons ATGGGAAGTCATCCCAGTAAGAGTAGACGGAGTTCTTCATTGCAGTTTACTTCCATTCAACCAGAAGTATTTGAGAGACCTCAGCCACTTACAG CCATGAACAAGTGCGTCGTCGTGGCGCTCTACGATTACCCATCAGGTGATGCAGTGGAGCCCACCATCCGCGTGGGACAGACAGTCACAATTCTCGCAGA GGAAGGAGAGTGGTGGAGAGTGCGTTCAGCTTCTGGCAAAGAGGGTTACATTCCCAACACATATGCAGCTAAGATTTTTCACAG ATGGCTTTATGAAGGCATCAGTCGCCAGAAGGCAGAGGAGCTGCTACTCCTGCCACCTAACCAGGCTGGCTCCTTCCTGGTTCGACAGAGCCAAACTCGAAAAG GGGCTTATTCATTATCTGTGAGAAGGACAAATAATGTTTTCACAGACACTGTTAAACACTATAAGATTAACAAGCTGGACAATGGCTGGTATTACATTTCACCAAGGCTCACTTTCCCCTCTTTGAAGGATATGGTGGACTTCTACGGTG aaatgaaagAAGGCATTTGCTGTACTTTGACTGAGCCATGTTACATTCAGGGTTCAAACAATGTACCTGTGCAGAATGTTCCAGAGCCTGTCATTGTCAGGAAGCCAACTATCAACTGGAAAGAGGTTGACAG CTCCATGTTATTTAGCAAAGATAAAGAAAACTCAGATGATACCCTATTGAGTGAAGGCCTCCGTGAAGCAATTAATTCTTACCTGTTCATGACGGAGGAATTGGGATCTGCCACAGAATTTAGCTAA